Within Sander vitreus isolate 19-12246 chromosome 23, sanVit1, whole genome shotgun sequence, the genomic segment CAGATAGAGAGGGGCAGACAAGATATCCATGGACACAAGGACAAACCATCAGACAATGACTCGGCTTATCCACAGAGGGTGAAGTTAGGGCAGTGACAGGGAGAGGGATGGGAAATGTTAAGGGGAAAccgaaagagggagagaaatcgACATGTGAAGTTTGTCCTGGACGaagtctctgtgtttctggaTATCTGTGTGAGTCAGTCATGTGTTGTGTGTACCTGGTCTTCTGTGGCCATGCTCTTCCTCTGCTGTGCAGACTTCTCCATGGCCTCGCTTAGAGACTTGGCATACTGCACCATGGCTTTGAGCTGGGAGTCGGTCAGCACCCAGAGCAGGTCGTCCAGGATCAGAATCAGCTTGGAGGCCACCACGTTACAGTCCTTAATCTGTATCAGGTAGAGCCGTTGGTATGAACACGCATTATGCAGGTGGAGGTAGCCTGAGAAGTTCCCATTAATGTAACATCACACTCGTAGGGAAATTCTCTCATGTGTGAGGTATTTCTCTTTATAAATCGGTCAGGGAACCTCTGCCCGCGGATAAGCGgttgaagatggatggatggtcagGATACTGACTGAAACTGTACTGAACTGAACTGCTTTTTCCTGACTATGAATAGCTCCAAAACGTGAAACACACATCACATGTTCTTTATCAGGTAATTCACAAACAGAATATCAGACAAGCCCATTTGGGAGAGAATATGTTTGTGCCCTGTGATAAATGCTTTATTCAGCAGTTCTGTTAGTGGCAGAGGAAACAAATGGGGTTAATTACTTTCGAAGAGCTCAAACAAAAAGTCTTTGTGAGCTGTATGCTGCATTGTATTTAATCTCCACATCAGATATTAGtagagggttttttttgtttttatttaaacacacactgGCCAGTTGATGAATCACTGCTGTTGGCCCTGTAGCCTGTGAGGCCACACAGAGGGATCATTGTTCACAGTGGAAAAGATGTTGCTTAGAGCGGTGTGCGCTACAAGCCTGGTCCATCAAATTTCATAAAGTGAATGAATCTTAAAaggatgtgtgtctgtgtttgtgactGACCCGTCTCTTCAGAGTGACTCTGATCTTGGACTGGTTGGTGATGAGGCGAATGGGGGCACTCAACATCTCATGCTCAGCGCTCTGGATAGCGTCAGCCTCAATACGAATCATCTGCCAGCTGATCTCTTTGAACGTCAGGATCTGGACCAAACAGGCAtggtagtatgttaaaaaaaaaaaactatgggtGACACAACATCCTCGTTATTTtcgaaaataataaaataaacacagacCTCTCCCCTCTGAGGGTCCTGGATGCGGGTGAATCGCAGGTCACTGATGCTCCAGCTGGTGTTGACGCTGTAGACCTGCAGCTGGGAGAGCTCAAAGGAGGCGTTAAAGGCCTTGGCACTGATCCTGATGACGATGGAGTTGATGGACAGTGACATCCCCTCTACCACCTTCTCAGCAAAGCCATATTCACTGcaagggagacagacaggtggcgAGAATGTTAGGTAAACAAGGTGATAAGTAGTGCCTAGCAAAAGGGTGCAATAAATTATTTCTAGTCTGTACAGTAAGTAGATTTTGTCTGAACATAATTACAAGTTCAAAGACTAAATATGACACTGAACCTACAAGgacactgacttttttcattCAGTGGTTTAAAACTTTTTCGGTCATGTTCCTCTTCTGGAAGATCAGATTAGCTCAAAATAGATTTGATGATTACTGGGACGGTTTGGTTCTTAACAGTAAGTTAAGAGTACAGAACAGTATATTAAATGAAATTTCACTGATTATAAATGTGTTCATATGTTAGATTAGATTTTCAACTGTATCAAATCAAACCAGCAGAACCAAATTATTTCAGTCCAGGcaaggaaataataataaactttatttatatagcatctTTCATAACATAAAACGCctgtccatgggcagcccctcactgacatctctccatttgtgcatgtataggtcctgggcatgtgtgtgtattttgggcctgtgtgtaatgtgtgtaactaacaacagagtgaaaaaatgtaatttccccttgcgggattaataaagtatgtcttcttcttcttcttcagagaCTCTTCACCCAAATGCAGAAAAtagagttgtaaaaaaaaaaaaaacaaaaaaaaaaaaaaaaacgcagtgCTCACCTTTGTCCTGATGCGGTTGCTATGGGAGACGGGCCATTGGGGGGACGGGGCTCATCACAGGTACTCATCTCCATCACCACTTTATCCAGGGTCTGCAAGCAAGTCAAGGCCTTAACTTTACGACCAACAACCAATGTCTTCATGAAATGATTTTCTTAGCTTTTGATTCTGTAGTAGACCGTCATTCACAGTGACGGACTGCTGTGGCCATTTCCATCAACCTAGTTTTACTGTTTTGTCTTAATGTTTGTCATCTCATCAGCACCTCATTCTAGTGTTTTCCTTATTGTAAGATATGCGTCAGTCAGCCGATCACAATGTTATACTGGAAAAGAGCATTTTTGCAAGCTTGACATTTACAGTGTAGTTCAATTGATAGAATAGATTGTTGCAGCCTGCTTAGCCCTTTGCCACTAGAGATGTGGAAGCCGCCTACATATCACTTAGCAGCCAGTCTAACAGGATAAAACACATTGAAATGCAATTGATTATGCCGTCGCTATTCTCAAATTAATTAAAACTCTTGACACAACATTTCTATATGTACCACCTTGAGGCAGTAGACTCTCCCTTTTCACACGGTTATATGATATTTCCTTGCTATTGTTGGTGGTGTGATAACATTGTGTTCTACAGTTTTGTGACTAAAAGCAGATTACGAAAGTGCTTGATCTGATAGGGGCCTTTTAATATAATGCCCTTGTATTATGTGGTAGTGATAATCATGCTGAATGTTTGAGAAATAGTTTTGTTATAGTTTTGTTCCCCTGATAGGTTTGTTCTAATATCTTATGTAATATTATAATTAAGACAGCGTGCCAAACATGTTGCAAAACACCAGGTGCAGGAAGTATATATATGGAGGAGTGAGGACCACATGCGATATCCAGATTTCGTATAGACGAGTGTTCGAAAATGGAGCGTATGTTTCTCCTGTTGTTGTTGGTTTCCAGCTGCCTGTGCAATGGGAATTACAGCCACCTGGGGATTGGGACCAGCATGGCAGTCTGCCAACCTGACACCTGCGCCCTGCTCAGCGAGGTGGCAGCCATGAGGGAGAAGCTCGCAGCCATGACCCAGACATACGGCACGCTTGAGCAAAACCTCGGTGCCATGATGCAGAAAATGGCCACCGTCGAAGTCTACTTGGAGTCCTACAAAAGCCAGGTAGAGGAGCTCCGGAAGATAAACCAGGCTCAGGACGAGCAGCTGAAGCAACTCGCAGCCGTCACATCTGTGAGCATGTCAAAGATGGCTTTCACCGCTGCTTTAGGAAGCTCAATTGGTCCGTTTGAACAAGACACACCACTGAAATATCAAAGAATCCTCTCCAACATCGGCGGTGGCTACAACCCCGCCACTGGCATCTTCACCGCCATGGTCCGGGGGATGTACTACTTCAGCTACACCATGTACAACAACAACTCCGGACGGCCCAACTCAGTGGTGTCCCTGATGATGAACAGCCAAAGGATGGTATCAACCTGGGACACTGTGGGTGACGATAGCCACGACAGTGCGACCAACGCAGCCGTGGTGCAGCTGGAGGCTGGAGACAGCGTGTTTGTGAATCTCTACGCAAACAGAGTGCTCTACGACGACAGCTATTATTACAACACCTTCAGCGGCTTCCTGCTCTTCACCTTGTGATGAAACGCGTCGTTTAACATGTGACGGACAATAAGTAAATTACGCAGGAGTACAGGTTGTTAATTGGTTCTATTATACTATAAAACACaaatcagtttttattttttgtaaacttGTGGTACTTATTCGTAAGATTCAATGACTTAAATGAGATTaaatgtagaaagaaaaaacttctcaatgacattttttgattATGTGAGCAACAAGTGTAGTAGTTGAAACTTACCAAAGAGATTGGGTGAGTCTTCAACTTTGTCCATGGTATCTGtgaatgaaaacacaacattggCTTAGCTTTTCAGCCTACCAGCATTCTGATCCCTACAGCAAGCATTTGGCTTTTTAGTGTTCCCAATTACCATTCAATGAGATGTACATATCAAACGAAACGCAACTGAACTGCACAGAATTAAATCAAGTAAAAACAGCAGGCAAGTTTGCTCAGAGatgaaggaagaaaaagaaatcaatgaGTCTAgactgaccttaaccccatttGACCTGACCTTGATCCTCAACCAGCAGCCTCTTGATTCAAGTCTTTGTCAAATTACATATAAAAAGAGATTAAATGCTTATGCTCACTTGCCGTTCTTTCCACAGAGTGACTCGTTCTTTGAGAGGTCATAAATCAAGAAACAAGGATTTGTGGCTCTAATGGAATTagagacacattttgtttgccttGCCTCTGTCATACAATTGCTAGGAAGTGCCAGCTGGGGGTGCTAGCTCTTTGAGTCTTCAGAgcagaaacatttattttagtttctaTGAGTGTTATGAGTAACCGATAAAgcaacttttattttatttgggtGCGACAGTCTTGTTCCTCTGTAACAAGAAGACACAGATAAGAGAAGGGGATCTGACAAGTGAGGAAGTGAGATATACATCGGTTCTCTGATCTTTTAACCAGTTTTACAATAAACACTGCAATGCACTTTAAACTGGAGCCAGGCGGTACCACAGATTTCAATTCAACAGTTCCATGGTTCAGTGAGAAATCTGATGCTCCACACGCACTTACTGTAAATGATGTGGGTATTATAGATGCATGCAACACACACTGTCAATGACACAGCAATTGTGTTGAGTAAATACAAGAGACTACTTATTTCGAGCCAGCAGACCAACTTAGAAGAAAGACGGCAAAGGAGGATGAGTGACCAACAAAATGGGGATACAGGACAGGACGACAGATGTGTAAGGAAAAGGATTGAGAAATGAACAAGGGaagaaatgagagagaaaaaatgaggTGGAGGAATAAAAGAAGAGGTGGAAAGTGGACCTTGGTCTGAATAAAAGTCCAGTCATGATGGAAATTACTGCTCCATTCACAGTTTCCAGGGTGTGTCAGAGTCTGCTCTTATAAATGGCAATTCAATGATGACCATGACCACATCGGGGGCATCAGACAGCTCCAGCAAAGTGTAGTGCAAAGAAACAAATCTCATCTCTATAATTTGGTTTTAACAAAAGTTGGgaattttgggaaatatacttATTCGCTTTATGGCAGAGAGTTACAAGATGGATATAACTTTTATATctgttaaatataaagctacagcccgCAGCCGGTTAGCTAAGCTtatcataaagactggaaactggggggaaacactaattaacacatcatttctaatttgtttaatccatacaaaaataaaagagtAAAACCAACAATTCACCGTTTTGCACCGGAATATTTCTTGGCTCTCCACAGTTGCCAGCAAAGGACGGAACTGTGTCTGATCAGGAAATAGAGATATAACATATAaactagtgagctttagaggtgctggtaggtagattttgttacctttggacagagccaggctggctgtttcctcctgtttccagtctttatgctaggcTAAGATAGCCGGCTGCAGGCTGAggcttcatatttaatgtacAGCTATTAGAGTGGTAACAATTCTCTCATCCAACTATCTGAGAGAGTTCAACAAATTGAACATATGACAGTGTCCCTCACCCTGATGGCGGCCTTGTTGCATTCCACACGGTTGATGGCCAGCCAGGTGGGCAGGTCCAGCAAGCTCTGGAGCACCTCCTCATCCAGCTCCAGGTTGGTCAGCTGGCCCTCCCCCTTCAGCGTGCTCAGGTTGATCTTGTCTGGAGACAAGTTCTTAGCAAACCTACAAGACACAAATGACAAGAAGTGCGGCTTTAAGCCTGGGAACATTTATAGAAACAGATTCTTGGAAAAGCcggacaaacaaacagacccCAACTGTTAAAATTGGTGTAGTGGATGGGAATAGAGGGGTGCCTGTCCAATTTCGTCTTTTTAATAGCACACTCAAAAATAAGCCTATGATTTATGTCATTTAAGTCATACTATGAGACAATTAACCCAGCTacaagtataaaaataaatcctcCATAAACTGGAACCTGCATtcagaaaaatatgttttctcttCATTTAAGCTTTGTTGTTAATTGCACTTGTTTGCTTTGTTTCCATAGTAACCATTTAATCTGATAATGACAGGGGGAAGAGAGGATCAAGGTACAGAGTGTTTAAGCTACAATATAGAGGatttaaagacagaaagaaaaggagcaGACAAGATTGCACAATGGGAGGTGAGGTAAAGGTCTCGGTCTGACAGTATATTATATGTCGTTGCTCAGGGTAATAGGCGTTTGTGAGATTCATGCTAGACGGTGTCCACAGCAAGGACAAAGTGTACTCAAGCCTCACTCTGCATCAGATAAGGTGCCAAAAATCACCTTAAATTAAAAGGTATGAGCCAGTATTGATATTTATAACCTCAGTGTCTTGGGGAAATGGTGCATGTATATAGGGTTTCTGTTAGCTGTAGTGATTATGTGTGTTTAGTTCATTAGCTTTTTAGATTATGTAAATAGACTTGAGCACACAAAGTCAGGGT encodes:
- the LOC144512426 gene encoding complement C1q-like protein 2; its protein translation is MERMFLLLLLVSSCLCNGNYSHLGIGTSMAVCQPDTCALLSEVAAMREKLAAMTQTYGTLEQNLGAMMQKMATVEVYLESYKSQVEELRKINQAQDEQLKQLAAVTSVSMSKMAFTAALGSSIGPFEQDTPLKYQRILSNIGGGYNPATGIFTAMVRGMYYFSYTMYNNNSGRPNSVVSLMMNSQRMVSTWDTVGDDSHDSATNAAVVQLEAGDSVFVNLYANRVLYDDSYYYNTFSGFLLFTL